In the genome of Afipia felis ATCC 53690, the window AATCGGTGCGCAGATTGCCGGCATGCAGGCTGCGACCGACGACTCGGTGACCACCATCAAGGAGATCAGCGCGACAATCGACCAGATCTCGGAAATCTCCTCCGCCATCGCCGCCGCCGTCGAGGAACAGGGTGCGGCGACGCAGGAAATCGCCCGCAACGTGCGTCAGGCCGCCGAGCTCTGCTCGCAGGTCGCCGTCAACATCGACGACGTCAGCCGCGGCAACAGCGAAACCGGCGCAGCCTCCTCGCAGGTGTTCTCCGCCGCGCAGTCGCTGGCGCAGGAAAGCACCCGGCTGGAAGTCGAGGTGCAGGGCTTCATCAACCAGATCCGCGCCGCATAAAGCAGCACGGAGCTTGCAAACAAAACGGCGGCCGATCGGCCGCCGTTTTTATTTTGCTGTCAGCATTTCCTACTGACAGACGTTCACAGTCCTCGCATGCCAGCCGCTCCTCGTGTGGTAGCGCTGAAGCTGATAGCACTGGCTGTAATCGTTGTAGGCATAATCATCGCCGTAATAGTCGTCATCGTAGTAGGCGCTGTCATACGGCCAGTCGTCGTAATAGCCGCCATAGCCGTAACCGAAGGCGAACACCGGGACCCGACCATGATGGCCGTGGTGGCCATGCCAGTTGCCGCCCTGATTCCACTGACGGTAAATCATCGCATTGTTACTCGGCCCGTGGACTGCATTGCGCGTCATGCCGGGATTGACCGCCGCAAAGCTGTTACGCATCCCGCCGCCACTCGCGAAGCTGTTGAAGCCACCACCCCCGCCGCGCGCAAAGCCGCCACCGCCACCGAAGTGAGCACCGCCGCCGCCACCCATGTGGCCGCCACCGCCTCCACCACCATGACCGCCGTGGCCCTGCGCCAGCGCAGCACCGGGATCGAACGCCGCCACCGCGGCGAGCAGCGCCGTTCCCATCAGAATTTTTCTGAACATCGTCGATCTCCACCTTCCGTAACCGTGGAGATAATGTGCCAAGCACCTTTTCTTTCCCGCGCGCGACGCAGAAAAGCATCAGTAATCCGTGAACAGGAACCGCGAAGATTTAGCCGTTCTGACCGCGATGGCGCAGGAAGTGGTCGGCCAGCACACAGGCCATCATCGCCTCGCCTACCGGCACGGCGCGGATACCGACGCAAGGATCATGACGTCCCTTGGTGACGATCTCCGTCTCGGCGCCGGAGCGATCGACTGTGCGACGCGGCGTGAGGATCGACGATGTCGGCTTCACCGCGAAGCGCGCCACCACCGCCTGCCCGGTCGAGATACCGCCGAGAATGCCACCGGCGTGGTTCGACAGGAACACCGGACCGTTATTGCCGTGACGCATCTCATCGGCGTTGTCTTCACCGCGTAGTTCGGCCGCGCCAAAACCGGCGCCGATCTCGACGCCCTTCACCGCGTTGATGCTCATCATCGCGGCCGCGATGTCGCCGTCGAGCTTGCCGTAGATCGGCGCGCCCCATCCGGCCGGAACATTCTCCGCGACCACTTCGATCACTGCACCGATCGACGAGCCGCTCTTGCGGATGTCGTCGAGATATTCCTCGAAGAATTTCGCCTTCACCGGATCGGGACAGAAGAACGGATTGCGCGCGACTTCGTCCCAATTCCAGTTGGCGCGGTCGATCTTGTGCGGACCCATCTGGACCAGCGCCGCGCGCACCTTCACGTCAGGAACGACCTTGCGCGCTACCGCGCCCGCCGCGACCCGCGCCGCAGTTTCGCGCGCCGACGAACGGCCGCCGCCGCGATAATCTCGGATGCCGTATTTGGCGTCGTAGGTGTAATCGGCGTGGCCCGGACGATATTTGTCCTTG includes:
- the aroC gene encoding chorismate synthase, which codes for MSFNTFGHMFRVTTFGESHGVALGCVVDGCPPRIPLTAADIQDDLDRRKPGQSRFTTQRQEPDQVKILSGVMETERGQVTTGAPIALMIENTDQRSKDYSDIKDKYRPGHADYTYDAKYGIRDYRGGGRSSARETAARVAAGAVARKVVPDVKVRAALVQMGPHKIDRANWNWDEVARNPFFCPDPVKAKFFEEYLDDIRKSGSSIGAVIEVVAENVPAGWGAPIYGKLDGDIAAAMMSINAVKGVEIGAGFGAAELRGEDNADEMRHGNNGPVFLSNHAGGILGGISTGQAVVARFAVKPTSSILTPRRTVDRSGAETEIVTKGRHDPCVGIRAVPVGEAMMACVLADHFLRHRGQNG